In Candidatus Thiodictyon syntrophicum, a genomic segment contains:
- a CDS encoding IS630 family transposase, whose translation MYNCEFPNRDKDIIEKARLYDSSPVIRKRMSILWYKSLGYSHHEIARLSSASGNTIITTIRSYIDGGLNKVMKRRPYRPQSELQDHRYLLKKHFSEHPPGSLKETASEIEKLTGIKRSLGSVRTFLLSIGMYRRKVGMVPAKGDPDEQEAFINNKLQPILNEAIAGNRHVYFVDAAHFVLAPFLGFLWSFTRLFIKAPAGRKRFNVLGALNAVTHDIVTVTNDTYIDAISVCALLRKIAACHIGEAITLILDNAKYQKCRIVAELAQELKIDLLYLPPYSPNLNLIERLWKYVKKKALYSKYYEDFPKFKSAISNCLSDANAQCKSEMKTLFSLKFQRIRKSQIISI comes from the coding sequence ATGTACAATTGCGAGTTCCCTAATCGAGATAAGGATATCATTGAGAAGGCTCGTCTCTACGATTCATCTCCGGTAATTCGCAAGCGCATGAGTATTCTTTGGTATAAGTCACTTGGATATTCTCATCATGAAATCGCTCGGCTTAGCAGTGCTTCTGGAAATACGATTATAACCACGATTCGTAGCTATATAGATGGTGGGCTCAACAAAGTTATGAAGCGGCGACCGTATCGCCCTCAAAGCGAATTACAAGACCACCGTTATCTCCTAAAGAAACATTTTTCTGAACATCCGCCTGGCAGCTTAAAGGAGACCGCTTCTGAAATTGAAAAACTAACCGGTATCAAGCGTAGTCTCGGTAGCGTTCGCACCTTCTTGCTTTCTATCGGCATGTATCGGAGAAAAGTCGGGATGGTTCCAGCAAAAGGTGATCCCGACGAACAGGAAGCATTTATAAACAATAAGTTACAACCAATTCTGAATGAGGCGATAGCCGGGAATCGTCACGTCTATTTCGTTGATGCCGCCCATTTTGTACTTGCTCCATTTTTGGGTTTCCTGTGGTCATTTACGCGCCTATTTATCAAAGCGCCTGCTGGCCGTAAGCGATTTAATGTCTTGGGTGCCCTGAATGCTGTGACCCATGACATCGTCACGGTCACCAATGATACATATATTGACGCGATCAGTGTTTGCGCGCTCCTACGTAAGATTGCTGCATGTCACATTGGCGAAGCCATCACACTGATCTTAGATAATGCAAAATACCAAAAATGTCGCATTGTGGCTGAGCTTGCACAAGAGCTGAAAATCGATCTGCTTTATCTACCTCCCTACTCACCAAATCTTAATCTGATCGAAAGATTATGGAAATACGTAAAGAAAAAGGCACTTTATTCAAAATATTACGAGGATTTTCCGAAATTCAAGAGCGCAATATCAAACTGCTTGAGCGATGCGAACGCTCAATGCAAAAGCGAAATGAAGACCCTGTTTTCTTTAAAATTTCAGCGCATTAGAAAATCTCAAATAATTTCAATTTAG
- a CDS encoding prenyltransferase/squalene oxidase repeat-containing protein, whose product MRIQRLGGATSLACSGGRENAIYNTATYAYSKYNAVTRGMEWVESAQHDSGGWGSIPGCPRPRVYPTAFALRFLSEFFPSSPAVRAGLAWLRSAQNGDGGWGALPGTDPSAGRASTSIHTAHAILALLAGGQSADDEQVEKALNYLDATFHPAEPEPWPSTSEMEVVDTDAAIDFRHSSTPWVLAALLAARRPISSFTCVASMQWLLHQQHTLGYWSSVLTPGHEPIWATHDALYALNAARQTAIENVAELLIADFRKSEIDLAWTRAFSGFDQAKGLAAYGRSRPSKWLYIWNSALTFFVCLLLLMTLGETTKSISVIGQVLGSLGVALVAGFVPFLYQLAAEEFKLRRIRE is encoded by the coding sequence ATAAGAATTCAAAGATTAGGAGGGGCCACCTCCCTAGCTTGCTCGGGCGGCAGGGAAAATGCTATCTATAATACCGCAACTTATGCCTATAGCAAGTATAATGCAGTAACGCGAGGAATGGAATGGGTTGAATCTGCACAACACGACTCTGGCGGATGGGGCTCCATTCCCGGCTGCCCGCGCCCCCGGGTATACCCCACCGCTTTCGCATTGCGATTTTTGTCTGAGTTCTTTCCAAGCTCGCCAGCGGTGAGAGCCGGTTTGGCGTGGCTTCGAAGCGCACAGAATGGCGACGGCGGTTGGGGAGCATTGCCAGGCACTGACCCAAGTGCCGGACGCGCATCGACATCAATTCACACAGCGCATGCCATCCTCGCGCTCCTTGCCGGCGGTCAAAGCGCGGACGATGAACAAGTTGAAAAGGCACTCAACTACCTCGACGCCACATTTCACCCTGCCGAACCTGAGCCCTGGCCAAGTACATCTGAGATGGAGGTCGTCGACACAGACGCCGCCATTGATTTTCGACACTCTAGCACTCCCTGGGTTTTGGCGGCGCTGCTTGCGGCGCGGCGGCCAATAAGCAGCTTTACCTGTGTGGCATCAATGCAATGGCTGCTGCATCAGCAACACACTTTGGGCTACTGGTCGTCTGTCTTGACGCCTGGACACGAGCCCATTTGGGCCACTCACGACGCCTTGTACGCTTTGAATGCCGCTCGGCAAACAGCAATCGAGAACGTTGCCGAACTACTGATCGCCGACTTTAGAAAATCGGAAATCGATTTGGCGTGGACACGCGCGTTTTCCGGTTTTGACCAAGCCAAAGGCCTTGCCGCATATGGGAGATCTCGGCCCAGTAAATGGCTGTATATTTGGAACTCTGCCTTGACATTTTTCGTCTGCCTCCTGCTATTAATGACCCTGGGAGAAACCACGAAAAGCATATCAGTAATTGGCCAAGTCTTAGGGTCATTGGGGGTCGCTCTCGTCGCAGGATTCGTACCCTTTCTCTACCAACTGGCCGCAGAAGAATTCAAGCTACGGAGAATAAGAGAGTGA
- a CDS encoding viperin family antiviral radical SAM protein encodes MRIEAVNYHLWRKCNMRCAFCFAKYDSVLDANYTRGLPFSDAELVVKLLARFGFKKITFAGGEPTLCPWLDEIIQVASQAGMITVLVTNGSLLESRRVRALSKSLNWLVLSIDSAETRTNLVHGRAVAGRHVISVDRLVEIADVAREVGIKLRVNSVVTRVNVSENLGQTMERIKPDRWKIMRVLPIAGENDHIVDTLSVSTESFARFVDRNSRLDFRVTVVIEGNDDMLGSYVMVDPAGRFLENASGKYTASRKILDVGVELAIADMNYDVERFLARGGAYDW; translated from the coding sequence ATGAGAATAGAGGCAGTTAACTATCACCTATGGCGCAAATGCAATATGCGATGCGCCTTTTGCTTCGCGAAGTACGATAGCGTTCTTGATGCTAATTATACTCGTGGCTTACCATTTTCAGACGCTGAGCTCGTGGTGAAGTTACTCGCACGGTTTGGCTTTAAGAAGATCACCTTTGCCGGCGGAGAACCAACACTCTGTCCTTGGCTCGACGAGATAATCCAAGTCGCGTCGCAGGCTGGAATGATCACCGTCCTAGTCACAAATGGCAGTCTGCTTGAGTCGCGGCGCGTCCGCGCCTTGTCCAAGAGTTTGAACTGGCTTGTCTTAAGCATCGACTCCGCCGAGACTCGTACTAATCTAGTGCATGGGCGAGCCGTAGCTGGACGACATGTAATCTCTGTAGATCGCCTTGTCGAGATTGCAGATGTGGCTCGTGAGGTTGGAATAAAGCTTAGAGTAAATTCCGTTGTAACTAGAGTTAACGTTTCGGAGAATTTGGGCCAAACGATGGAAAGAATTAAGCCCGACCGCTGGAAGATCATGCGGGTACTGCCAATTGCGGGCGAGAATGATCACATCGTGGACACCCTTTCGGTCAGTACCGAGTCTTTCGCCCGCTTCGTTGATCGAAACTCGCGACTCGATTTTAGAGTCACTGTAGTTATAGAAGGAAATGATGATATGCTGGGCAGCTATGTAATGGTGGATCCTGCTGGTCGATTCCTTGAGAACGCGTCCGGAAAATATACCGCCAGTCGAAAGATTCTCGATGTTGGTGTAGAGTTAGCCATCGCGGACATGAACTACGACGTCGAAAGATTTCTCGCACGTGGAGGCGCATACGACTGGTGA
- a CDS encoding inositol monophosphatase family protein: protein MKRSPADIDLDQVSNAAARIASEAGALIISRFGYLSEPTPKGNFDVQLDIDIQSEELIISLLTDQYPSIPVISEEMTAKPNWAQDTVWIVDPLDGTNNFAVGIPYIAVSICLRSRQRLLVGVIHDPITSHTYVARLSAGATCDGNRLHLDAAKSMQAATVSLVTGYSISDRKMGETAYLALSRRARRVVTMWAPAADLARIADGQLDAMVCFNALFGDVCSGLLLISEAGGVITNLDGAEMNIHEINPDLPVTFVASGNYILCAEILSAIRDIR from the coding sequence GTGAAAAGGTCACCAGCGGACATCGATCTTGATCAAGTGTCAAACGCCGCGGCGCGGATCGCGAGTGAAGCTGGGGCGCTCATCATATCTCGCTTTGGTTATCTATCAGAGCCCACACCTAAAGGCAACTTTGACGTTCAACTGGATATTGACATACAGTCCGAGGAACTCATTATTTCTCTCTTAACAGACCAGTATCCAAGCATTCCTGTTATTTCGGAGGAAATGACAGCAAAGCCTAATTGGGCGCAGGACACTGTTTGGATTGTTGATCCACTAGATGGCACAAACAACTTCGCCGTTGGCATTCCTTACATCGCGGTATCAATATGTCTCCGTTCACGTCAGCGCCTGCTCGTAGGAGTCATTCATGATCCCATAACTTCTCATACATATGTTGCGAGATTGTCCGCTGGCGCCACTTGCGATGGTAACCGCCTGCACCTTGACGCCGCGAAAAGTATGCAAGCTGCAACAGTTAGCTTAGTAACCGGTTACTCTATTTCCGACAGAAAGATGGGAGAGACGGCGTACTTGGCTCTAAGCAGAAGGGCGCGTCGAGTTGTAACCATGTGGGCTCCAGCGGCCGACCTTGCTCGCATTGCTGACGGCCAACTGGACGCCATGGTTTGTTTTAACGCTCTTTTTGGCGACGTCTGCAGCGGACTACTGCTAATATCCGAGGCTGGCGGAGTCATCACAAATCTAGATGGGGCAGAAATGAATATCCATGAAATCAATCCAGATCTACCAGTAACTTTCGTAGCCTCTGGGAATTATATTTTGTGTGCGGAAATTCTCAGCGCTATACGAGATATTCGTTAA
- a CDS encoding Rpn family recombination-promoting nuclease/putative transposase, with the protein MRHPIDPKIDCVFKALLGSEENRNLLIHFLNAILGPDLQDPVTQVQILNPYNERQFLTDKLSIVDIKAHDDRARRFQIEIQLLTYAALLGRVLYTWNDLYNHQLGSGEDYGKLKPAYSIWILGEDLLPGDAYYTHRYRLRDERGQCLLNHGGIYLLELNKFADEQVTTEEQRWLKFFKEGEHLDVDRLPVWMQTPEMRQAMNTLTAFSEKELAYDVYQARQDFLRQQRAIERERRSTQQAFEEQKAALAQKEAVLAEKDAVLAEKDAALAEKDVVLAEKDAVLAEKDAALAQERAARELERQGKKAALAEIERLKALMKGDNPPAGS; encoded by the coding sequence ATGCGCCACCCCATCGACCCCAAGATCGACTGTGTCTTCAAGGCCCTCCTGGGGTCTGAGGAGAACCGTAACCTGCTGATCCATTTTCTCAACGCTATCTTGGGTCCCGATCTGCAGGACCCGGTCACCCAGGTGCAGATCCTCAACCCCTACAACGAACGCCAGTTTCTGACCGACAAGCTCAGCATCGTCGACATCAAGGCCCATGACGACCGCGCCCGGCGCTTTCAGATCGAGATCCAGTTGTTGACCTACGCGGCCCTGCTCGGGCGTGTCCTGTACACTTGGAACGACCTCTACAACCATCAGTTGGGGAGCGGTGAGGACTACGGCAAACTCAAACCCGCCTACTCCATCTGGATTTTGGGCGAAGACCTCCTGCCGGGTGACGCCTATTACACGCATCGTTACCGCCTGCGCGACGAACGCGGCCAGTGTCTGCTCAACCACGGCGGGATTTATCTCCTGGAACTGAACAAATTCGCCGACGAACAGGTGACGACCGAGGAGCAACGCTGGCTCAAGTTCTTCAAAGAGGGCGAGCACCTGGACGTCGACCGGCTCCCCGTGTGGATGCAGACCCCTGAAATGAGGCAAGCCATGAATACCCTGACGGCCTTTTCCGAGAAAGAACTCGCCTACGATGTCTATCAGGCGCGGCAGGATTTTCTGCGCCAACAGCGCGCCATCGAACGGGAACGACGCTCGACTCAGCAGGCGTTTGAGGAGCAAAAGGCCGCGCTCGCGCAGAAAGAGGCCGTGCTGGCGGAGAAGGATGCCGTGCTGGCGGAGAAGGATGCCGCGCTGGCGGAGAAAGATGTCGTGCTGGCGGAGAAAGATGCCGTGCTGGCGGAGAAAGATGCCGCGCTCGCGCAAGAGCGCGCGGCGCGGGAGCTCGAGCGGCAGGGCAAAAAAGCCGCTCTCGCGGAGATTGAGCGCCTCAAGGCATTGATGAAAGGCGACAATCCCCCGGCCGGTTCCTGA
- a CDS encoding DUF2380 domain-containing protein: MRTRKPRGDRTTALALICTALWFLWVAPADADPAPAAKAAAPAIAVLDFELNDLTLLPGTPEELARTASLRPLVEQGLKAQGSDQLVSIDAAALAQANVGVGYLYDHPEAAAALGRTQGADLVLVGRLHKPSFLFAYLMARLVDSRTGMVVRDLVVEAKGQTGPATARAAARLAEQVRETLARH, translated from the coding sequence ATGCGAACCAGAAAACCCCGCGGCGATAGAACGACGGCCCTGGCCCTGATCTGCACCGCCCTGTGGTTCCTCTGGGTCGCGCCGGCCGATGCGGACCCGGCGCCCGCCGCTAAGGCCGCGGCCCCGGCCATTGCGGTGCTCGACTTCGAGTTGAACGACCTGACCCTGCTGCCGGGCACCCCCGAGGAGTTGGCACGCACCGCCTCGCTGCGGCCCCTGGTGGAGCAGGGGCTCAAGGCCCAGGGAAGCGACCAGTTGGTGTCGATCGATGCCGCGGCGCTGGCCCAGGCCAATGTCGGCGTCGGGTATCTCTACGACCACCCCGAGGCCGCCGCGGCCCTGGGCCGCACCCAGGGGGCCGACCTGGTCCTGGTCGGGCGCCTTCACAAGCCGAGCTTTTTGTTCGCCTACCTGATGGCGCGCCTGGTCGACAGCCGCACCGGGATGGTCGTGCGCGACCTCGTGGTGGAGGCCAAGGGCCAGACCGGGCCGGCGACCGCGCGCGCCGCCGCCCGGCTGGCGGAGCAGGTCCGCGAGACGCTCGCGCGGCACTGA
- a CDS encoding tyrosine-type recombinase/integrase, with product MSHWSTMQERVTAYLTARRRLGYALRIEGEQLQRFAQFADARGHNGPITAQLALEWACASARSGPIGRARRLEVVHPFAKFCAAFEAETQIPPAGALGPAHRRLTPHIYTDEEIDQLLAGAGALTPARGLRPASMQCLLGLLAATGLRVSEALHLQRTDVDLARGLLCVRQTKFCKSRYVPLHPTASAALREYAQLRDRRLPLSREPAFFLRDDGRPLGYAQALYAFHCIRTRLGWDRAPEGRPRLYDLRHTFACRRLLAWYQEGIDLAWAVPLLSTYLGHVKVTDTYWYLTGIPALMGIAGERFQRLAQSGGAEATP from the coding sequence ATGAGCCACTGGTCGACCATGCAGGAACGAGTGACGGCCTATCTGACAGCGCGCCGTCGGTTGGGGTATGCCCTGCGCATCGAAGGTGAGCAGTTGCAGCGCTTTGCCCAGTTCGCCGATGCCCGCGGGCACAACGGCCCCATCACGGCACAGTTGGCCCTGGAGTGGGCCTGTGCCTCCGCGCGGAGCGGCCCGATTGGCCGGGCGCGCCGGTTGGAGGTGGTCCATCCCTTCGCCAAGTTCTGTGCGGCGTTCGAGGCAGAGACCCAGATCCCACCGGCCGGTGCGCTTGGGCCGGCCCATCGCCGGCTGACGCCCCACATCTACACCGATGAGGAAATCGATCAACTGCTGGCGGGGGCCGGCGCACTGACTCCAGCCCGGGGGCTGCGACCAGCCAGCATGCAGTGTCTGCTGGGGCTCCTGGCGGCCACCGGCCTGCGCGTCTCGGAGGCACTGCACCTGCAGCGCACGGACGTGGATCTGGCGCGCGGCCTGCTGTGCGTGCGCCAGACCAAGTTCTGCAAGTCCCGGTATGTGCCCTTGCACCCCACCGCCAGCGCCGCGCTGCGCGAGTATGCGCAGTTGCGCGACCGGCGCTTGCCGCTGAGCCGCGAGCCAGCCTTCTTTCTGCGCGACGACGGTCGCCCCCTGGGCTACGCGCAAGCGCTCTATGCCTTTCATTGCATCCGCACCCGACTCGGATGGGACCGCGCGCCCGAAGGCCGGCCCCGGCTCTATGATCTGCGCCATACCTTCGCCTGTCGCCGACTGCTCGCCTGGTACCAGGAAGGCATCGATCTGGCCTGGGCCGTCCCGCTGTTGTCGACCTATCTGGGGCACGTCAAGGTCACCGATACCTATTGGTACCTCACCGGCATTCCGGCGCTGATGGGCATCGCCGGGGAGCGCTTCCAGCGACTGGCGCAGTCTGGCGGCGCGGAGGCGACACCATGA
- a CDS encoding site-specific integrase, with translation MGGETRLRPRSPPSSPSIEAMVARFDTYLRDVCGLADATRWYRRRYVRAFLAGQFGDGPVTVGRIAPDALIRFVTEQAHLQRPGSVGVLAYSLRSFLRFLQFEGELPADLTGAVPTPPHWSLAPLPPSLSAAELARLWGAFDRATALGRRDYAMARCLADLGLRCQEVAALRLDDIDWRTGVLHLRPGKSRQAAQLPLPAPTGAALADYLRHGRPTTPSRALFVQHRAPVGEVAAKTTVRGAIRRAFARAGLPWSGTHILRHTAAARMVQGGSSLKLVADVLRHRSIDTTAIYAKVDLPNLSRVALPWPGRSL, from the coding sequence ATGGGCGGCGAAACGCGCCTGCGCCCACGAAGTCCACCGTCCAGTCCGAGCATTGAGGCCATGGTGGCGCGCTTCGATACGTACCTCCGCGACGTGTGCGGCTTGGCCGACGCGACGCGCTGGTACCGCCGCCGTTACGTGCGTGCCTTCTTGGCCGGTCAGTTTGGGGATGGACCGGTCACGGTCGGCCGGATCGCTCCAGACGCCCTGATCCGGTTCGTGACCGAGCAAGCGCACCTCCAGCGACCCGGCAGCGTCGGCGTCCTGGCCTATTCGTTGCGTAGCTTTCTGCGCTTTCTTCAGTTTGAAGGGGAGCTGCCGGCCGACCTGACCGGCGCGGTACCGACACCGCCACACTGGTCGCTCGCCCCACTACCGCCCAGCCTGAGCGCGGCGGAACTCGCACGCCTCTGGGGCGCCTTCGATCGCGCGACCGCGCTCGGGCGCCGGGACTATGCCATGGCCCGCTGTCTGGCCGATCTGGGCCTGCGGTGCCAGGAAGTGGCCGCGTTACGGCTCGACGACATCGATTGGCGAACGGGAGTCCTGCATCTGCGGCCCGGCAAGAGCCGCCAAGCCGCGCAGTTGCCGCTCCCCGCGCCGACCGGGGCGGCCCTGGCCGATTATCTGCGCCACGGGCGACCCACGACGCCGAGTCGGGCGCTTTTCGTCCAGCACCGCGCACCGGTGGGCGAGGTCGCCGCCAAGACCACGGTGCGCGGCGCGATCCGCCGGGCCTTCGCGCGCGCGGGCCTGCCGTGGTCTGGGACCCACATCCTGCGCCACACTGCCGCCGCGCGCATGGTCCAGGGCGGCAGTTCACTGAAGCTCGTGGCCGACGTGCTGCGCCATCGCAGCATCGACACGACCGCGATCTACGCCAAGGTGGACCTGCCCAATCTGTCGCGCGTGGCCCTGCCCTGGCCGGGGAGGTCGTTATGA
- a CDS encoding tyrosine-type recombinase/integrase, translating to MNAPQCPTDLARLLQAFFCQHLMQQRGASRQTINGYRDTFRLLLRFAETSCGKSIGELALADLDAALVLAFLEDLETRRHNTVRTRNARLAAIRAFVHYAGLQEPAALPVIQRILAIPAKRFDRPVVGFLSRAEIEAILQAPDARTWSGQRDRALLTAMYNTGARVSELVAARRVDLESEHCQALHLHGKGRKERVVPLWARTTKLLRDWLARIGAEPQQPLFPNRQGQPMTRSGVASRLARSVRAASSCCPSLQDRRVSPHSVRHTTAMHLLQAGVDLTVIALWLGHESVETTHQYMEADLRMKEQALATLQAPPVGPPRFVASPTLLAFLDGL from the coding sequence ATGAACGCCCCGCAGTGTCCAACCGATTTGGCCCGCCTGCTCCAGGCCTTCTTCTGTCAGCACCTCATGCAGCAGCGCGGCGCGAGCCGCCAGACGATCAACGGGTATCGGGATACCTTTCGACTCTTGCTGCGGTTTGCCGAAACCTCTTGCGGGAAGTCCATCGGCGAGTTGGCTCTGGCCGATCTGGACGCCGCGCTGGTGCTGGCGTTTCTCGAGGATCTGGAGACCCGTCGGCATAACACGGTGCGCACCCGCAATGCCCGGCTCGCCGCTATCCGCGCCTTCGTGCACTATGCCGGTCTGCAAGAGCCCGCGGCGCTGCCGGTGATACAACGGATCTTGGCGATCCCGGCCAAACGCTTCGACCGGCCCGTGGTCGGCTTTCTGTCCCGCGCAGAGATCGAGGCGATCTTGCAGGCGCCGGATGCGCGCACCTGGAGCGGCCAGCGTGACCGTGCCTTGCTGACGGCGATGTACAACACCGGCGCCCGCGTGTCGGAGCTGGTCGCGGCGCGGCGCGTGGACTTGGAAAGCGAACACTGCCAGGCCCTGCATCTGCATGGCAAGGGCCGCAAGGAGCGGGTCGTGCCGCTGTGGGCGCGGACGACGAAGCTGCTGCGCGACTGGTTGGCGCGGATCGGAGCGGAGCCTCAGCAGCCCTTGTTTCCGAACCGCCAGGGGCAACCGATGACTCGCTCCGGGGTCGCTTCGCGCCTGGCGCGCAGCGTGCGGGCCGCCAGTTCCTGCTGTCCCTCGCTCCAGGATAGGCGGGTATCGCCGCACTCGGTGCGGCACACCACCGCGATGCATCTGCTCCAGGCCGGGGTGGACCTGACCGTGATCGCCCTGTGGCTGGGGCACGAAAGCGTGGAGACGACCCACCAGTATATGGAAGCGGACTTGCGAATGAAGGAGCAGGCGCTGGCGACCCTTCAGGCACCGCCCGTCGGTCCGCCGCGCTTTGTGGCGTCGCCGACGTTGCTGGCCTTCTTGGACGGCCTCTGA
- a CDS encoding sigma-54-dependent Fis family transcriptional regulator — protein MTVPLKLVVSDHRARVHAVLAGNELVRSALDRVTLASWQRCAGDHGLDPGAAPAPVVIPRGDLKDRQERYSRLLEIARPEMTNLYQQLAGSGHAIMLADRDGVLLNYIGDPIFTDTAARVGIQTGAVWSEAIQGTNGMGTCLVEKKPLVVHQGSHFFERNAALTCAAAPIFDPNGEVLAILDASSEATLAQQHTMVLLNMAAQVIENRVFFCGMGDAYIFRCHSRVEFIGTLGEGLIAFSPDGRILAVNRSAIFQLELKGPEQIVGRFLHDLFTSSIGTLLKRAHAQGGAAFPIHETRSERRFFAKVQPPENSGRPEPAPVIRPHLVGEARTTPAVIGPFEALHFGDPRMERNVATIKKVLDRDIPCVLFGETGVGKDVFARTIHQASPRRDKPFVALNCASLPESLIESELFGYKAGAFTGANREGSRGKILQADGGTLFLDEIGDMPVQLQARLLRVLEDRMVVPLGGDRPIPVSIQLISATHRDIRALIAQGQFREDLYYRIHGISLTIPPLRERGDRRELIIKVAQDQAGPGVTLEWEPAAMDLLLNYPWPGNLRQLRNVLRTVTALCEDNRITTADLPDEIGRPPMTDAAAEAPEETFNALGVAERDALLRMLEGLHWNVSLVAKNLGLSRNTLYRRMKRYGINPAR, from the coding sequence GTGACCGTTCCCCTCAAACTCGTCGTGTCCGATCATCGGGCGCGCGTGCACGCCGTGCTCGCCGGCAACGAGCTCGTGCGCTCCGCGCTGGACCGGGTGACGCTGGCCTCCTGGCAGCGTTGCGCGGGCGACCATGGACTCGACCCGGGGGCCGCCCCCGCGCCGGTCGTCATCCCCCGCGGGGATCTGAAGGACCGGCAGGAGCGCTACTCGCGCCTGCTGGAGATCGCCCGCCCGGAGATGACCAACCTCTATCAGCAATTGGCCGGCTCCGGTCACGCCATCATGCTGGCCGACCGGGACGGGGTCCTGCTCAACTATATCGGGGACCCCATCTTCACCGACACCGCGGCGCGGGTCGGCATCCAGACCGGGGCGGTCTGGAGCGAGGCGATCCAGGGGACCAACGGCATGGGCACCTGCCTGGTCGAGAAGAAGCCCCTGGTCGTCCACCAGGGTTCCCATTTCTTCGAGCGCAACGCCGCGCTCACCTGCGCCGCCGCACCCATCTTCGACCCCAACGGCGAGGTGCTGGCCATCCTGGATGCCTCCAGCGAGGCGACCCTGGCCCAGCAGCACACCATGGTGCTGCTCAACATGGCCGCCCAGGTGATTGAGAACCGGGTGTTTTTCTGCGGCATGGGCGATGCGTATATCTTCCGCTGCCACAGCCGGGTCGAGTTCATCGGCACCCTGGGCGAGGGGCTGATCGCCTTCAGCCCGGACGGGCGCATCCTGGCGGTCAACCGCAGCGCCATCTTCCAACTGGAATTGAAGGGCCCGGAACAAATCGTCGGGCGCTTCCTCCACGACCTTTTCACCAGCTCGATCGGCACGCTGCTCAAGCGCGCCCATGCCCAGGGCGGCGCCGCCTTCCCCATCCACGAGACCCGCTCGGAGCGGCGCTTCTTCGCCAAGGTCCAGCCCCCCGAGAACAGTGGCCGCCCCGAGCCCGCCCCGGTGATCCGCCCCCACCTGGTCGGCGAGGCGCGCACCACCCCGGCCGTGATCGGCCCCTTCGAGGCCCTGCACTTCGGCGACCCGCGCATGGAGCGTAACGTCGCGACCATCAAGAAGGTGCTGGACCGCGACATCCCCTGCGTGCTGTTCGGCGAGACCGGGGTGGGCAAGGACGTCTTCGCCCGCACCATCCACCAGGCGAGCCCGCGCCGGGACAAGCCATTCGTGGCGCTCAACTGCGCCTCGCTGCCCGAGTCACTGATCGAGAGCGAGCTGTTCGGCTACAAGGCCGGGGCCTTCACCGGGGCCAACCGGGAGGGCAGCCGCGGCAAGATCCTCCAGGCCGACGGCGGCACCCTGTTCCTGGACGAGATCGGCGACATGCCGGTGCAACTCCAGGCGCGCCTGCTGCGTGTCCTGGAGGACCGCATGGTGGTCCCCTTGGGCGGCGACCGGCCCATCCCCGTCTCCATCCAGCTCATCAGCGCCACCCATCGCGACATCCGCGCCCTGATTGCCCAGGGCCAGTTTCGGGAGGACCTCTATTACCGCATCCACGGCATCTCGCTCACCATCCCCCCGCTGCGCGAGCGCGGTGACCGGCGCGAACTGATCATCAAGGTCGCCCAGGATCAGGCCGGCCCCGGCGTCACGCTGGAGTGGGAACCCGCGGCCATGGACCTGCTGCTCAACTACCCCTGGCCCGGCAACCTGCGTCAACTACGCAACGTCCTGCGCACCGTTACCGCCCTGTGCGAGGACAACCGGATCACCACGGCCGACCTGCCGGATGAAATCGGCCGCCCACCGATGACCGACGCGGCCGCGGAGGCCCCCGAGGAGACCTTCAACGCCCTGGGGGTGGCCGAGCGCGACGCCCTGCTGCGGATGCTCGAGGGCCTGCACTGGAACGTCAGCCTGGTAGCCAAGAACCTGGGGCTCAGCCGTAATACACTGTATCGGCGGATGAAGCGCTATGGGATCAATCCGGCGCGTTAG